The Daucus carota subsp. sativus chromosome 2, DH1 v3.0, whole genome shotgun sequence genome includes a window with the following:
- the LOC108209338 gene encoding rop guanine nucleotide exchange factor 12 has translation MKMVRANDDEDEHQNVKARIFQFQRQRDGGRQTQSMADIDIDTNRSVSPGPENKPLRTHASAPLEDEIQAALESDETVLSPLSTEKVPSLAELKDMEAMKERFAKLLLGEDMSGGGKGAPSALALSNAITNLAASVFSEHKKLEPMPPEMKARWKKEIDWLLSVTDQIVEFAPSKQSKNGVTFEIMTTRQRTDLHMNIPALRKLDGMVIEVLENFKDQNEFSYMSKNATDSQKAKNKRNEDKWWVPTPKVPPNGLSDVTRKWLQFQKDSVNQVHKAAMAINAQILSEMEIPESYIESLPKNGKACLGDLIYKNITLEYFDPDYFLSSIDLSSEHKILDLKNRIEASIVIWRRKMTAKDGKSSWGSGVSLEKRELFEERLETILLILKHRFPGISQSSLDISKIEHNRDVGHAVLESYSRILESLAFTVMSRIEDVQHADETSRNPSVRSVERKAYSFRESPSVIVERIPNAKEEVEKINSEEAPLSMTLLDFMGWQMDQEEAEHKKEAQEDDSTEKKKIPSLLANKKFNYMDR, from the exons ATGAAAATGGTTCGAGCAAACGACGACGAGGATGAGCATCAGAACGTCAAGGCCAGGATCTTCCAGTTTCAGCGGCAGCGCGATGGAGGCAGACAGACTCAGAGTATGGCGGATATCGACATCGATACCAATAGATCAGTCTCCCCTGGTCCGGAGAATAAGCCTCTCCGCACCCATGCATCAGCACCTCTGGAGGATGAAATTCAAGCTGCACTTGAGTCTGATGAAACTGTCCTCTCGCCTCTGTCCACTGAGAAAGTCCCCTCTTTAGCCGAATTGAAAG ACATGGAAGCGATGAAAGAGAGGTTCGCGAAGTTGCTTCTAGGTGAGGACATGTCAGGTGGAGGAAAGGGCGCGCCATCTGCTCTGGCATTGTCAAATGCCATCACAAACCTGGCAG CTTCTGTTTTTAGCGAACATAAGAAATTAGAGCCAATGCCGCCAGAGATGAAAGCTAGGTGGAAAAAAGAAATCGACTGGCTCCTATCTGTTACTGATCAGATTGTTGAATTTGCGCCTTCCAAACAAAGCAAGAATGGGGTCACTTTTGAA ATAATGACAACTAGGCAAAGAACTGACCTTCACATGAACATCCCTGCTCTACGCAAGCTTGATGGGATGGTTATT GAGGTTTTGGAAAACTTTAAAGATCAAAACGAGTTTTCTTACATGTCCAAAAATGCAACTGATTCACAAAAagcgaaaaacaaaagaaacgaGGATAAATGGTGGGTGCCTACGCCAAAAGTTCCACCAAATGGTCTATCAGATGTTACCAGAAAATGGCTGCAATTCCAAAAGGACTCTGTGAACCAAGTACATAAAGCTGCAATGGCTATAAATGCTCAAATCCTATCGGAAATGGAGATCCCCGAAAGCTACATTGAATCTCTACCTAAG AATGGGAAGGCTTGCCTTGGGGATTTGATCTATAAGAATATAACACTGGAATACTTTGACCCAGATTATTTCCTTTCATCTATAGACTTGTCCTCGGAGCATAAGATATTGGACCTCAAGAATAGAATCGAGGCATCTATAGTGATCTGGAGGAGAAAGATGACTGCTAAAGACGGAAAGTCTAGTTGGGGATCAGGCGTGAGTTTGGAGAAGAGAGAACTATTTGAAGAAAGGTTGGAGACCATCCTACTGATTCTGAAGCATAGATTCCCAGGAATCTCTCAGTCATCACTAGACATCAGCAAAATTGAACACAATCGA GATGTGGGACATGCTGTTCTAGAGAGCTATTCAAGAATACTAGAAAGCTTGGCATTTACAGTAATGTCACGGATAGAAGATGTTCAACATGCAGATGAAACTTCACGAAATCCATCAGTTAGGTCTGTGGAGAGAAAGGCATACTCTTTTAGAGAATCCCCATCAGTTATAGTAGAGAGGATACCAAATGCAAAAGAAGAGGTAGAAAAGATCAATTCAGAGGAGGCACCCCTCTCAATGACATTGCTGGATTTCATGGGTTGGCAAATGGATCAAGAAGAGGCTGAGCACAAGAAAGAAGCTCAAGAAGATGATTCCACCGAAAAGAAAAAAATCCCCAGCCTTCTGGCAAATAAGAAGTTTAATTATATGGATAGATAA